The window GTAACATCTGTGCCTTCGAACAAGATTCCAACGACATTGCCATGATCGGATAGAATGGGCTGGTACGTGAAGTCCAGATACTTATGCACTCGTCCCGAAGACGTATTCAGATACAAAGGAACTTCAAAACCTTTATAAGGCTTTTTTGTTTGCGAGACAGTTTTCAAAATACTCAGAAAGCCCTGCTCTGAAAGTTCGGGCAAAGCCTCTTCAAGCGTGCGCCCCCAAAGATCTCTAGAGCCAATAAGCTCAGAAAATTTAGCGTTACCAAATTTAAAAAGAAAGCGAGGCCCTTCCACTAAGGCCATGAACGATGGCGAATTTTGAAAAACCTGAATTAAAAGAGTTGCGTTCGACTGATCAAAATTAATGCTTTTCATGAATTCCCCAGAAGCCTGTTATGCGTACCTAAAAGGGAACACAAATGTCTGCCAATATTGCACGGTGTCTGTCACGAGATCAAAATAAAAGCCGTCAAAGGGTGTTACAAAGTAGCAACGGATTTTAAAGGCTTGCAGGACTCTAAGGCGTTTTGGGAAGAAGACTGGTCAAATATTCTTCTGTGTACTTAGCAAAATCCGTCTCGTGAAGTTCGATGTATTTAATCAGCTCTCGGAACTCAGGCTTCTTTCGTAAAGCTATTCCATAACTATCAACGACAATGGGCTTGGCATTCAGCTGCAAAATATCTCGATAGGGTTTAAGTTCGGGCTCTATTCCCATTGTGTAGCGAAAAACCAGTTCGTCAGAAAATGCGAAATCCACCCTTTGGGTCGCCACCTTCAAAAAATTGCTTAAAGGTGTACCAACATTTTCAATTCTAATTTTTCCGGCCTCAGCCAACTCCTTGATTCCATCGCGCAGCTCGACACCTTGAATATTTCCAGCCGTGTATTTTCCAAGATCCGCGATTTTATTCCATACTATAGGACGGTCCTTTCGTTCTACGATAAGCCAAGGGCTTTTAAAAAAAAGCTTAGTAAAAATAAACTGGTCCGTGTACTCGACCGTACGTACAGGGGCATATCCATCAAACTTCGGGTCCTTCACCGCATTCATTTTTGCGCGAATCCATGACGGTGCAAAAACCACCTTTACACCATAGCCTTTTTTTTCTAGGACTTTTTTTAGACTGTAAAATACAGCACCACCATCTGGCATTGTTTCACTCATGTGAGGAGGTGACTCGTGAGTGATAAATGTCACGAGTCTTTTCTGTTTTGCGAATGAGGGCACAGAAACCAAAATGAGAACTAGTCGCAGCATTAAACTTAGCATGGTTTAAATAGTATGGAATTCACGACCCGCAAAGCTCAAGCTACTTCGGCTTCATATGGCAAAAAGCCTAGTATGATGTCAGAATATTAATAGGTTGTGGACTCGCCTATTCGAAAATTTTCTCGCGGATCACCCAGTAATGCTTCTGCTTTCGAGCCACTACGAACAAAGGTTTGCGAAACAGCGAACTTTGCTGAAGAACCTCGTCGATGTTTCGCACCGAAATCTTTCTTTCAGGAAGACGGCTGTGCATTCGAATAAAATTGAAATAAAATGCGTGGCAGTCAGCACGACTGTGCAAATAGAAGTACTCTGTCAGAAACTGCGCACTGTGATCGTAGTAGCGGATCTCCAATCGATCTCGACCTTTTTTGTCATGCCCTTTGCTAAAGGTCATGGTTTCAACTTGTAAAACATGGGCATCTTTTAAAGACATCGCCTCTTTCAGCTTTTTATCGTTGTCGACCAAAACATTTTCACAGGATTTGCATTTGCGAGCGGCAATGTCGTTTTCAGCGCCACACTTATCACAACGTTTGAAGCGAAAAAGAAAGCCGCAGGGCGCTCTTTCATGGGTCACAGGATCTTCGAAAGCGCCTTTACACTTTCTGCCAAAGTGTTCTTTCACTTGACCTTCATGATCGCGAAGTCCCCAAAAGTGATTGATGACTCCGCACTCAGGGCAGGGCACCTCAACAATTTCAGAAGCGGCGGACGGTTTATCATCGTCGATCTCGGGAGAAAACAAATCATGCCCCTGCCCGGTGTAATCTAAAATAAGACAGTCTGTTTTGCCCTGGGACAATCGCAATCCACGTCCAACAATTTGCTGATAAAGACTGACGGATTCGGTCGGACGAAGAATCGCAATAACATCCACATGAGGTGCATCAAACCCCGTAGTTAAAACAGAGACATTGACCAAATACTTCAACTTGCGGTTTTTAAAAGCCTCAATGATTTCGTCACGATCCGGACCTGGGGTGTCCCCCACAACAAGGGCCGCCACATAAGGAGGAAGGTTCTTCATGATCTCAATGGCATGAGTCACAGAGCTTGTGAAAATCATAACACCTTGACGGTCTTTGGCCATGTCGATGATGTTCTTTATAATCAAGGGGGTAATGCGCGATTGATCTTTTAAAATTGCTTCCACCTGCGCCGCAACGTAGCTAGTTCCATGAATTTTCAAACTGGAAAAGTCATAGCAGGCCACCGGTGAATCAATCTTCACTGGCATTGTCAGATATTTATGCCTGATCATATACCGGATCGTAAGTTCATAAATGCACTTCTTAAAGAAACGCTCTTCGTCCGTTTGCAATGTTTTCGCGGGCTCACTGTATTCGTAGATCCATCCCAGCCCAAGCCGATAAGGCGTCGCCGTCAATCCCAGAATACAGATGTCCGAATTGGCTTTTTGCAGTTTTGAAATAACTTGAAAATATTGAGTCTCACCCTGCACTGAAACACGATGACACTCATCGATCACTAAAAGAGAAAAATTGTTAAAGAAGTCGTCGGGTGCCCGTGCAATGGACTGAATGCTTCCGAAGATGACTTTTTCCTCAATATCCTTGCGCTGCAAACCCGCAGAATAGATACCGGCTTTGAGTCCGAAAGAAATATACTTCGCATGATTTTGCTCAACGAGCTCTTTCACATGCGCCAGAACCAGCACCCGCCCTTTTGCCAATCTGGCCAGTTCAGCAATCACCAGACTCTTCCCAGCGCCTGTGGGAAGGACCACCACGGCAGGCGTTTTTTCTTTTCTAAAATGTTTCAACGTGGCCTGAACGGCCTCGTGTTGATAAGGGCGTAGTTTATACACAAATCAGCTATACCAAGGCCGCGTAGCAAATGCAATTTTAGACAGCCCGGACATTCGCAGTTAATCTCTTTCTAAGTGATATATTTTATTTCAGCGTTCTTTTGCGCGTTTTTTATTTTTGGGTGGGCCCACGCAGAGACAAACTGTTATCTGATCAATGAGTGCAGCCGTTTCCGTCGCGATCCCGTCAGTCCTTCACCGGGAACGCAAATTAAAATCAACCCGTCAGCTGTGCCCACTGAAAAAGGCTACGGAATTGAGGCTATTTATTTTTCGCAAGAGGCAGACTTATCTTTGGTGCGCGGAACCGGTCGTATGGGAGCCGCTCTTTCTCCTTCCAATAGCGAAGACACATTTTTCGGAGCGCCAGGCATCGAAACACCTGCTGAGCTGTTTAAGCGCAAGGATGAAAAGCTTAAATATCCCAATCAAAAAATCACCTTAGCCGCCGCTTTCAATCTTTTCGAACGCAAAGGAAACGGACTTAAAAAATACAATCTGAAGCTAGGTTTAATGGGGAAGTATAATAAACTTAGCGCCAATATTTCCCCAGGCGGAGGCTTGAGCGGCGCCATAGGCCCCTTGGCATTCGGATATTCTTACTATGAGGATCAGACTCAGTGGGATAGTTCATTTTTTGGTGGATCGACAAAAGAACTTACAAAGTATCAGGTGCAAACCTACAATCTGGGTTTGTATTTAAACGCGGTGATTCTTAACTATTCGAATCTTCGCCTCAAAATCGAAGATGATTTATCAGAAACCCAGATTCATCTCTATACTGTCAGTGTCTCAATGGGAAAATTTATTTTTACGGCGGCGAAGAGGGATGAAGACTCTTCTACACAAGCCTATAATTATGAAACCCATACTTTGGAAGAAAAGAAAATCAAGGAAGAGTACTTTGGTGGTATTCAGTACACCCTGACCAGGAATCTCATGGTGGGTGGTCTGTATAACTACTACCTGTTACGCGAGGGTTCTATCACTGCAACCCTTTTCTTT is drawn from Bdellovibrio sp. ArHS and contains these coding sequences:
- a CDS encoding ABC transporter substrate-binding protein → MSETMPDGGAVFYSLKKVLEKKGYGVKVVFAPSWIRAKMNAVKDPKFDGYAPVRTVEYTDQFIFTKLFFKSPWLIVERKDRPIVWNKIADLGKYTAGNIQGVELRDGIKELAEAGKIRIENVGTPLSNFLKVATQRVDFAFSDELVFRYTMGIEPELKPYRDILQLNAKPIVVDSYGIALRKKPEFRELIKYIELHETDFAKYTEEYLTSLLPKTP
- a CDS encoding DEAD/DEAH box helicase — protein: MYKLRPYQHEAVQATLKHFRKEKTPAVVVLPTGAGKSLVIAELARLAKGRVLVLAHVKELVEQNHAKYISFGLKAGIYSAGLQRKDIEEKVIFGSIQSIARAPDDFFNNFSLLVIDECHRVSVQGETQYFQVISKLQKANSDICILGLTATPYRLGLGWIYEYSEPAKTLQTDEERFFKKCIYELTIRYMIRHKYLTMPVKIDSPVACYDFSSLKIHGTSYVAAQVEAILKDQSRITPLIIKNIIDMAKDRQGVMIFTSSVTHAIEIMKNLPPYVAALVVGDTPGPDRDEIIEAFKNRKLKYLVNVSVLTTGFDAPHVDVIAILRPTESVSLYQQIVGRGLRLSQGKTDCLILDYTGQGHDLFSPEIDDDKPSAASEIVEVPCPECGVINHFWGLRDHEGQVKEHFGRKCKGAFEDPVTHERAPCGFLFRFKRCDKCGAENDIAARKCKSCENVLVDNDKKLKEAMSLKDAHVLQVETMTFSKGHDKKGRDRLEIRYYDHSAQFLTEYFYLHSRADCHAFYFNFIRMHSRLPERKISVRNIDEVLQQSSLFRKPLFVVARKQKHYWVIREKIFE